A region of Caballeronia insecticola DNA encodes the following proteins:
- a CDS encoding zinc-finger-containing protein produces MRVGRPVKPLPHPNCDYCGAPATLARAGDEAYPYRDDHGPLWVCAPCQAWIGTFARSTRNVPLGRLADSSLRDLKAKLHAALEPLVQAKVRRDGCNVFEARSKGMKWLAQAIGVDPEKCSIHTLDASACERAIAVLEEFAQTRENHPSDSATDAR; encoded by the coding sequence ATGCGTGTCGGCCGACCTGTCAAACCACTTCCTCATCCGAACTGCGACTATTGCGGCGCGCCCGCCACGCTGGCTCGCGCCGGCGACGAAGCGTATCCGTATCGCGACGACCACGGCCCGCTCTGGGTCTGCGCGCCCTGCCAGGCGTGGATCGGCACGTTCGCGCGCAGCACGCGCAATGTTCCGCTCGGCCGGCTCGCCGACAGTTCACTGCGCGATCTCAAGGCAAAGCTGCACGCGGCGCTCGAACCGCTCGTGCAGGCCAAGGTCCGGCGCGACGGCTGCAACGTCTTCGAGGCACGGTCCAAGGGGATGAAGTGGCTGGCGCAGGCGATCGGCGTCGATCCGGAGAAATGCAGCATCCATACGCTCGACGCCTCTGCGTGCGAACGCGCCATCGCGGTCCTCGAAGAATTCGCACAGACTCGCGAGAATCACCCTTCAGATTCGGCGACGGACGCTCGTTAA
- a CDS encoding catalase, which translates to MSSSPPNQNGAGWTDSPDDAATLATLVAAIGAQQAKLANSSQTGLDGLVDRAQHQKQLLGAFGTLRIADDVPAAAQFGPFAKPGASYRIACRISNGQPCPQADTASDVRGIAIKFFTDDDIETDLLLTNEGGRSHARNAVQFMAVADIIVALLADGPKGGLATGLRELMSEKLGAIETARILAILVKETKLHHVDSVTTEHYWGSVVQLGQAAIKLAASARNDARRKQRRSSRRQLSSRRLARSPERGAGEMAARRAIVRR; encoded by the coding sequence ATGAGTTCCTCTCCACCTAACCAAAACGGCGCCGGCTGGACCGACTCCCCCGACGACGCCGCCACGCTCGCGACACTCGTCGCTGCAATCGGCGCGCAGCAAGCGAAGCTTGCGAACAGCAGTCAGACGGGCCTCGACGGTCTCGTCGATCGCGCGCAGCATCAGAAACAGTTGCTCGGCGCGTTCGGGACACTTCGCATTGCAGACGACGTTCCGGCCGCCGCGCAGTTCGGTCCGTTCGCGAAGCCCGGCGCGTCGTATCGCATTGCGTGCCGCATATCGAATGGTCAGCCTTGCCCGCAGGCGGACACGGCATCGGATGTGCGCGGCATCGCGATCAAATTCTTCACCGACGATGACATCGAAACCGATCTGCTTTTGACGAACGAAGGCGGACGCTCGCACGCGCGCAACGCGGTGCAGTTCATGGCGGTGGCGGACATCATCGTCGCGCTGCTTGCCGATGGCCCGAAAGGCGGGCTCGCCACGGGATTGCGCGAACTGATGTCGGAGAAACTCGGCGCGATCGAGACCGCGCGCATTCTTGCAATTCTCGTCAAGGAAACCAAACTGCATCACGTCGATAGCGTGACGACGGAGCACTATTGGGGATCGGTCGTGCAACTCGGTCAGGCGGCGATCAAACTCGCTGCATCCGCACGAAACGACGCCCGCCGGAAGCAGCGCCGATCGTCACGCCGACAATTATCTTCGCGACGACTTGCTCGATCGCCTGAGCGCGGGGCCGGTGAAATGGCGGCTCGGCGTGCAATTGTTCGTCGATGA
- a CDS encoding catalase family protein, which translates to MQLFVDEASTPVNDASVAWQADLATIGEVEIATLPSADDEARINQLAFNPANGFAPLGITHARRDVYAASAANRRGRGVLTSEQARVLLMPR; encoded by the coding sequence GTGCAATTGTTCGTCGATGAAGCATCGACGCCGGTCAACGACGCGTCAGTGGCATGGCAGGCCGATCTGGCGACGATCGGCGAAGTTGAAATCGCCACGTTGCCGTCGGCGGATGACGAGGCGCGCATCAATCAGCTCGCGTTCAATCCGGCCAACGGCTTCGCGCCGCTCGGCATCACGCATGCGCGCCGCGACGTCTATGCCGCGAGCGCCGCGAATCGCCGCGGCCGTGGCGTGCTGACGAGCGAACAGGCGCGCGTGCTGTTGATGCCGCGCTGA
- a CDS encoding AEC family transporter, producing MHLAGTIFPIFAIIVAGWLAGITGYMPRALGASLTRFAYYVAMPALVFLTIGDEHLHSLLDWRFLAAFGGGSLICFAIAMAFAKIARGARLGSSAMLAASVSMTNTAFVALPVLKALYGKPGVLAAAIATVFVGAFMFPMLVILLEIDRFDASRTIRTGALIRQIATNPVILSTVFGLLWSFGGFGMPAPLESFLTVIGEALTPCALFAIGLELTLGELRERLGFYALLTALKLAVVPLVVYVLCLASGLGHTATVAAVVCAAVPTAKSAYILAVEYDVEKTVVGSVISMSTLFSIVTLLVWLAFI from the coding sequence ATGCATCTCGCCGGCACGATCTTTCCGATCTTCGCGATCATCGTCGCGGGATGGCTCGCGGGCATCACCGGTTATATGCCGCGCGCGCTGGGCGCGTCGCTGACGCGCTTCGCCTACTACGTCGCGATGCCCGCGCTGGTGTTCCTGACGATCGGCGACGAGCACCTGCATTCGCTGCTCGACTGGCGCTTCCTCGCCGCGTTCGGCGGCGGCTCGCTGATCTGCTTTGCCATCGCGATGGCGTTCGCGAAGATCGCGCGCGGCGCGCGTCTCGGCTCGAGCGCGATGCTCGCCGCCTCCGTCTCGATGACCAACACCGCGTTCGTCGCGCTGCCCGTCTTGAAGGCGCTGTACGGCAAACCGGGCGTGCTCGCGGCGGCCATCGCGACTGTGTTCGTCGGCGCGTTCATGTTTCCGATGCTGGTCATCCTGCTCGAAATCGATCGATTCGACGCGTCGCGGACCATCCGCACCGGCGCGCTGATCCGTCAGATCGCGACCAATCCCGTCATCCTGTCGACCGTGTTCGGCCTGCTCTGGTCGTTCGGCGGATTCGGCATGCCGGCGCCGCTCGAATCGTTCCTCACGGTGATCGGCGAGGCGCTGACGCCGTGCGCACTCTTTGCCATCGGGCTCGAACTCACGCTCGGCGAGTTGCGCGAGCGCCTCGGCTTCTACGCGCTGCTGACGGCGCTCAAGCTGGCGGTCGTGCCGCTTGTCGTCTACGTGTTGTGTCTTGCAAGCGGGCTCGGTCACACCGCGACCGTTGCCGCCGTCGTCTGCGCGGCCGTGCCGACCGCCAAGAGCGCCTACATTCTCGCGGTCGAATACGATGTCGAGAAAACGGTGGTGGGCTCGGTCATTTCGATGTCCACGCTCTTCTCGATCGTCACGCTGCTCGTGTGGCTCGCGTTCATCTGA
- a CDS encoding LysR family transcriptional regulator, producing MDLFMSMEAFVRAAEAQSFASAARQLGVAKSVVTSRVKQLEEHFGVALFHRSTRAVRLSEVGETYYRDCLLLVSKVRELSGRASAETQSLAGTLNVHVLPGFALGHFSQALIAFREAHPRIEFVVTVNDRVIDPVQEGFDLALQIYPPASNLLVERKLFPVRGVLCATPAYLKEEPVIETPLDLLRHDFARYAHYPWGDNWPLMKGNECYEIALNAVLKTNSVHLLLEFARAGAGVVYLPTMVAASDLLERRLVRVLPDYAAPPLWLSAVYPTSHRSTTKVKAFVDFLRERYLSEPQWDKALGIAPPDDEERNVDEELGDT from the coding sequence ATGGACCTCTTCATGTCGATGGAGGCTTTCGTTCGCGCAGCCGAAGCGCAGAGCTTCGCGAGCGCGGCGCGGCAGCTCGGCGTGGCGAAATCGGTCGTGACGTCGCGCGTGAAGCAGTTGGAGGAGCACTTCGGCGTCGCGCTGTTTCATCGTTCGACGCGCGCGGTGCGTTTGTCGGAAGTCGGCGAAACGTACTATCGCGATTGCCTGCTGCTCGTCTCCAAAGTGCGCGAACTGTCGGGGCGCGCGAGCGCGGAAACGCAATCGCTTGCGGGCACGCTCAACGTGCATGTGCTGCCGGGCTTCGCGCTCGGCCACTTTTCGCAGGCGCTGATCGCGTTTCGCGAGGCGCATCCGCGAATCGAGTTCGTTGTGACGGTGAACGATCGCGTGATCGATCCCGTTCAGGAAGGCTTCGATCTGGCGCTGCAGATTTATCCGCCCGCGTCGAATCTGCTCGTCGAACGCAAGCTGTTTCCCGTGCGCGGCGTGTTGTGCGCGACGCCCGCGTATCTGAAGGAAGAGCCCGTCATCGAGACGCCGCTGGACTTGCTGCGTCACGATTTCGCGCGTTACGCGCACTATCCGTGGGGCGACAACTGGCCGCTCATGAAGGGCAACGAGTGCTATGAAATCGCGCTCAACGCCGTGCTGAAGACCAACAGCGTGCATCTGCTGCTCGAATTCGCGCGTGCGGGCGCGGGTGTCGTCTATCTGCCGACGATGGTCGCCGCAAGCGATTTGCTCGAACGCCGCCTCGTGCGCGTGCTGCCCGACTATGCAGCGCCGCCGCTGTGGTTGTCGGCGGTGTATCCGACTTCGCATCGCTCGACGACCAAGGTGAAGGCATTCGTCGATTTCCTGCGCGAGCGTTATCTGAGCGAGCCGCAATGGGACAAGGCGCTCGGCATCGCTCCGCCTGACGACGAGGAACGCAACGTCGACGAAGAATTGGGCGATACGTGA
- a CDS encoding helix-turn-helix domain-containing protein: MSAPKGALSAPDAAARIDRFSAVAGVPGLEYCISGPRPYSLELSNSSDMICLLLGTIVSETRYDDGPAAPFTFRAETAAYHPRGESMRIDAHDVRHGFIAFRYADAFVNRIAERGAEPLRRAGSRSNLGADSIRHLVRYARQKTHADARAADPWEMQCVATLAWIETTRQLERSVRTRKSALTDAGFARLESYVADHIDESLACADIAAELGLPVRAVFDGVKARTGLSLYRYVLEKRIDDAAHMLRSGDAPLVDVAAACGFSSQQHMTALFSGRLGITPRRLRNGAA, from the coding sequence ATGAGCGCACCCAAAGGCGCACTCAGCGCGCCGGATGCGGCCGCCCGCATCGATCGCTTCAGCGCGGTCGCGGGCGTGCCGGGCCTCGAATACTGCATCTCGGGCCCGCGCCCGTATTCGCTGGAACTGAGCAATTCGTCGGACATGATCTGCCTTCTGCTCGGCACGATCGTGTCGGAGACGCGTTACGACGACGGCCCCGCCGCGCCCTTCACGTTTCGCGCCGAGACGGCCGCGTATCATCCGCGCGGCGAAAGCATGCGCATCGATGCGCACGACGTGCGGCATGGCTTCATCGCGTTTCGTTATGCGGATGCCTTCGTGAACCGCATCGCCGAGCGCGGCGCGGAGCCGTTGCGGCGCGCGGGCAGCCGCAGCAATCTCGGCGCGGATTCGATCCGCCATCTCGTGCGCTATGCGCGTCAGAAAACACACGCCGATGCACGCGCGGCCGATCCATGGGAAATGCAATGCGTCGCCACGCTCGCGTGGATCGAGACCACGCGGCAACTCGAACGCAGCGTGCGAACGCGCAAGTCCGCGCTGACCGACGCGGGCTTCGCGCGGCTCGAAAGCTATGTCGCCGACCATATCGATGAGAGCCTCGCCTGCGCCGATATCGCCGCCGAACTCGGCTTGCCCGTGCGCGCGGTCTTCGATGGCGTCAAGGCGCGCACCGGCCTTTCGCTCTATCGGTACGTGCTGGAAAAGCGCATCGACGACGCCGCGCACATGCTGCGTTCAGGCGACGCGCCGCTCGTCGACGTGGCCGCCGCCTGCGGATTTTCTTCGCAGCAGCACATGACGGCGCTCTTTTCCGGGCGGCTTGGCATCACGCCGCGACGCTTGCGAAACGGCGCCGCATAG
- a CDS encoding FAD-dependent oxidoreductase, whose protein sequence is MSETNKLAAASRRNFIKAAGAGTAAAAFGAVSLSARAASEITFDAEYDVVVCGGGGGGLPCALFSRWLGNRVAILEKAGSVGGTAAKAAFWYWVPNNEPMRRAGIADPKPDYMRYVARLSRPEQYDATLPKLGLSDWEYEMCEAIYDSASPAAELLASKGALPYRHEAAVPDYWAELPEDKAPRGRVLFPKDGLPSMSDGGRVAIRTMSAAARRDGIDIKTGYRVQKVLVDETGAVLGVESLTEEGTVFRARAKKAVIFATGGFTHDPELRKNFLHGAVYGGCAAPTNEGDFVRISSALDVQLRNMNYSWMAPISLDKAIAKDGSLSGIFTPTGDSMIYVNKYGKRVVNEKLAYNEVCATFSQWDGAKGEYPNLALISIWDQQAQDHCASDDYGSLIVPKGANDRHVLRGNTLAELAGAIRERLATHKSALGGLDLSDDFLRNLDATIKRFNGFAKAGIDQDHRRGERIVEKLFNGPVSKKADQKNETMYPLAAKGPYYAALIVAGNLDTKGGPKTNSHGQVLDTRGQPIKGLYGVGNCVASASARAYWAGGGTLGPIIAFAYRAAQSANGGQQ, encoded by the coding sequence ATGAGCGAGACGAACAAGCTTGCGGCCGCGTCGCGCCGCAACTTCATCAAGGCCGCGGGCGCGGGCACCGCGGCGGCGGCATTCGGCGCGGTGTCGCTGTCGGCGCGCGCCGCGAGCGAGATCACATTCGATGCGGAATACGACGTCGTCGTGTGCGGCGGCGGTGGCGGCGGATTGCCGTGCGCGCTGTTCTCGCGCTGGCTCGGCAACCGTGTCGCAATTCTGGAGAAGGCGGGCAGCGTGGGCGGCACGGCCGCGAAAGCCGCGTTCTGGTACTGGGTGCCGAACAACGAGCCGATGCGCCGCGCGGGCATCGCCGATCCGAAGCCCGATTACATGCGCTACGTCGCGCGTTTGTCGCGCCCGGAGCAATACGATGCGACGCTGCCGAAGCTCGGTCTGTCCGACTGGGAGTACGAGATGTGCGAGGCCATCTACGACAGCGCGTCGCCCGCCGCCGAGCTGCTGGCGAGCAAGGGCGCGCTGCCGTACCGGCATGAAGCGGCGGTGCCCGATTACTGGGCCGAACTGCCGGAAGACAAGGCGCCGCGCGGCCGCGTGCTGTTTCCGAAGGACGGCTTGCCGAGCATGTCCGACGGCGGCCGCGTCGCGATCCGCACGATGAGCGCGGCGGCACGGCGCGACGGCATCGACATCAAAACGGGTTATCGCGTGCAGAAAGTGCTTGTCGATGAAACCGGCGCGGTGCTCGGCGTCGAATCGCTGACGGAGGAGGGCACGGTCTTCCGGGCGCGCGCGAAAAAGGCGGTGATCTTCGCGACCGGCGGCTTCACGCACGACCCCGAGTTGCGCAAAAACTTCCTGCACGGCGCGGTCTATGGCGGGTGCGCCGCGCCGACCAACGAGGGCGATTTCGTGCGCATTTCGAGCGCGCTCGACGTGCAGTTGCGCAACATGAACTACTCGTGGATGGCGCCCATTTCGCTCGACAAGGCGATCGCCAAAGACGGCTCGCTCTCCGGCATCTTCACGCCGACGGGCGATTCGATGATCTACGTGAACAAGTACGGCAAACGCGTGGTCAACGAGAAGCTCGCCTACAACGAAGTGTGCGCGACGTTCTCGCAATGGGACGGTGCGAAGGGCGAGTATCCGAACCTCGCGCTCATCTCGATCTGGGACCAGCAGGCGCAGGATCATTGCGCCAGCGACGACTACGGCAGCCTGATCGTGCCGAAGGGCGCGAACGACCGTCACGTGCTGCGCGGCAATACGCTCGCCGAACTCGCGGGCGCGATCCGCGAACGGCTGGCGACGCACAAAAGCGCGCTCGGCGGCCTCGATCTCTCCGACGATTTTCTGCGCAACCTCGACGCGACGATCAAGCGCTTCAACGGCTTCGCGAAAGCGGGCATCGATCAGGATCATCGCCGGGGCGAGCGCATCGTCGAGAAACTGTTCAACGGGCCGGTCAGCAAGAAAGCGGATCAGAAGAACGAGACGATGTATCCGCTCGCCGCGAAGGGACCGTATTACGCGGCGCTGATCGTCGCCGGGAATCTCGATACCAAGGGCGGCCCGAAAACCAATTCGCACGGACAGGTGCTCGACACGCGCGGCCAGCCGATCAAGGGCTTGTACGGCGTGGGCAATTGCGTCGCGTCGGCGTCTGCACGGGCTTATTGGGCGGGTGGCGGCACGCTCGGGCCGATCATCGCGTTTGCTTATCGTGCGGCTCAATCGGCCAATGGAGGGCAACAATGA
- a CDS encoding c-type cytochrome, whose product MIRITKLCSMLALIITTSAHAQEAAPQDTVAIGKKLTTNNCAVCHTFGKGEPNGQGPNLFGIVGRPLASETGFKYSAGMKAAAAGKVWDEKLLDAWLTDTQTVAPGNAMTYFEGDEARRRKIIAYLRTLH is encoded by the coding sequence ATGATTCGGATTACTAAGTTATGTTCGATGCTCGCGCTGATCATCACGACGTCGGCGCATGCGCAGGAAGCCGCGCCGCAAGATACGGTCGCGATCGGCAAGAAACTCACGACCAACAACTGCGCCGTGTGCCACACCTTCGGCAAGGGCGAACCGAACGGGCAGGGGCCGAATCTCTTCGGCATTGTCGGCCGGCCGCTGGCATCCGAAACAGGCTTCAAGTATTCGGCGGGAATGAAGGCGGCGGCTGCGGGAAAGGTCTGGGACGAGAAGCTGCTCGACGCCTGGCTCACCGATACGCAAACCGTCGCGCCCGGCAACGCGATGACCTATTTCGAAGGCGACGAAGCACGGCGCCGCAAGATCATCGCCTATCTGCGCACGCTGCATTGA
- a CDS encoding nuclear transport factor 2 family protein gives MNPVTMTDEQRKTIALEYLRRLDRGASIFDLFDDHADVYFPKWGIATGRAAFEKLFADLGSIVAKFKHDLAYLNVIQQGDTVVVEGTSYGATHGGVEWRAGVTHAGRWVDVFEIRDFKIQRCFIYLDPDYESADTQRYPWLAPR, from the coding sequence ATGAATCCCGTCACCATGACCGATGAACAGCGCAAAACCATCGCGCTGGAATACCTGCGCCGACTCGATCGCGGCGCATCGATTTTCGATCTCTTCGACGACCACGCCGATGTCTACTTTCCGAAGTGGGGCATCGCGACCGGCCGCGCGGCCTTCGAAAAACTCTTCGCCGATCTCGGCTCGATCGTCGCGAAGTTCAAGCACGATCTCGCCTACCTGAACGTGATTCAGCAGGGCGATACGGTGGTCGTCGAAGGCACGAGTTACGGCGCGACGCACGGCGGCGTCGAGTGGCGGGCGGGCGTCACGCACGCGGGCCGCTGGGTCGACGTCTTCGAGATCCGCGACTTCAAGATTCAGCGCTGCTTCATCTATCTCGATCCCGATTACGAAAGCGCCGACACGCAACGTTATCCGTGGCTCGCGCCGAGATAA
- a CDS encoding cupin domain-containing protein, which yields MQQTYLASLDNYRKGSIEIIKGQAGHYAMSNVFEVASHAAPYEKVVVGKNLKYVIETLRAEGVSPWFSASHDEFAVAIDGEIDVHFIKPSDGPLVGEETEGSVILEGEPSGQKMGFVRLRRGHQALLPAGAAYRFEARKTGVLLVQTIAGAASVEKWAQICIQ from the coding sequence ATGCAACAGACCTACCTCGCGAGCCTCGATAACTACCGCAAGGGCAGCATCGAAATCATCAAGGGCCAGGCCGGACATTACGCGATGTCCAACGTGTTCGAAGTCGCGAGCCACGCCGCGCCGTATGAAAAAGTGGTGGTCGGCAAGAACCTCAAGTACGTGATCGAAACCTTGCGCGCCGAAGGCGTCTCGCCGTGGTTCAGCGCATCGCACGATGAATTCGCGGTTGCCATCGACGGCGAAATCGACGTGCATTTCATCAAGCCCTCCGATGGTCCGCTCGTCGGCGAGGAAACGGAAGGCAGCGTGATTCTCGAAGGCGAACCGTCCGGCCAGAAGATGGGCTTCGTGCGCCTGCGCCGCGGCCATCAGGCGTTGCTGCCTGCAGGCGCGGCCTATCGCTTCGAAGCGCGCAAGACTGGCGTGCTGCTCGTACAGACGATTGCCGGCGCGGCGTCCGTCGAGAAGTGGGCGCAGATCTGCATCCAGTGA
- a CDS encoding aldehyde dehydrogenase family protein, producing the protein MQTQLFIDGRFVPALSGATLATLNPHDNSEIAQVSMAGREDVDRAVAAAKKAFPAWSAMAAADRGRLLLKLADAIEANADALARLESLDTGHPIRDTRNLDVPRTAATFRYFGGMADKVEGSVIPVEAGFLNYLTREPVGVVGQVVPWNFPLMFTSWKMAPALAAGNCVVMKPAELTPLSSLAIAALMAEVGFPAGVVNVLPGLGHVAGQYIAEHPEISKVAFTGSTAVGRKIVQASSGNLKKVQLELGGKGANIVYGDANLDAVVQGSAFGIFHNQGQACIAASRLIVHESIADDLLERFTSLARSIRIGDPLDPSTEMGPLTSQMHRDRVLSYVDVAREQGGRVLAGGKAPDAAALAKGCYVEPTIVQAKPTDRVAQEEVFGPFVTVSTFRTDEEALAIANGTEYGLGAGLWTRDLQRAHLVARQLRSGMVWINCYKRVSPASPFGGVGASGYGREMGFEVMREYTQPKSVWVNVDANIPPYYPR; encoded by the coding sequence ATGCAAACGCAACTCTTCATCGATGGACGCTTCGTGCCCGCGCTGAGCGGCGCCACGCTCGCGACTCTGAATCCGCACGACAACAGCGAGATCGCGCAAGTCTCGATGGCTGGCCGCGAAGACGTCGATCGCGCGGTGGCGGCCGCGAAAAAGGCGTTCCCGGCGTGGAGCGCGATGGCCGCCGCCGATCGAGGACGCCTGTTGCTCAAGCTCGCCGATGCGATCGAAGCCAACGCCGACGCGCTCGCGCGCCTCGAATCGCTCGACACGGGCCACCCGATCCGCGACACGCGCAACCTCGACGTGCCGCGCACCGCCGCGACGTTCCGCTATTTCGGCGGCATGGCGGACAAGGTCGAAGGCTCGGTGATTCCGGTCGAAGCGGGCTTCCTGAACTATCTGACGCGCGAGCCGGTCGGCGTGGTCGGACAAGTGGTGCCGTGGAATTTCCCGCTGATGTTCACGAGCTGGAAGATGGCGCCCGCGCTCGCGGCGGGCAACTGCGTCGTGATGAAGCCGGCGGAGCTCACGCCGCTGTCGAGCCTCGCAATCGCAGCGCTGATGGCCGAAGTCGGTTTTCCGGCGGGCGTGGTCAATGTGCTGCCCGGCCTGGGCCATGTCGCCGGGCAATATATCGCGGAGCATCCGGAGATCAGCAAGGTCGCGTTCACGGGATCGACGGCGGTGGGCCGCAAGATCGTGCAAGCGTCGAGCGGCAATCTCAAGAAGGTGCAGCTCGAACTCGGCGGCAAGGGCGCGAACATCGTGTATGGCGATGCGAATCTCGATGCCGTCGTGCAAGGCTCGGCGTTCGGCATCTTTCACAATCAGGGGCAGGCGTGCATTGCGGCATCGCGGCTGATCGTGCACGAATCTATCGCCGATGATCTGCTCGAACGCTTTACGTCGCTCGCGCGCTCGATCCGTATCGGCGATCCGCTCGATCCGTCGACGGAAATGGGTCCGCTCACGTCGCAGATGCATCGCGACCGCGTGCTCTCGTATGTCGATGTCGCGCGCGAGCAGGGCGGACGCGTGCTCGCGGGCGGCAAGGCGCCGGATGCCGCCGCGCTCGCGAAGGGCTGCTACGTCGAGCCGACGATCGTGCAGGCGAAACCGACGGACCGCGTCGCACAGGAAGAAGTGTTCGGCCCGTTCGTCACGGTCAGCACGTTTCGCACCGACGAGGAAGCGCTCGCCATCGCCAACGGCACCGAGTACGGCTTGGGCGCGGGCCTCTGGACACGCGACCTGCAACGCGCGCATCTCGTTGCACGGCAACTGCGCAGCGGCATGGTGTGGATCAACTGCTACAAGCGCGTGAGCCCGGCGTCGCCGTTCGGTGGCGTCGGCGCGAGCGGTTATGGCCGCGAAATGGGCTTCGAAGTGATGCGCGAATATACTCAACCCAAGTCGGTGTGGGTGAACGTCGACGCAAACATTCCGCCTTACTACCCGCGTTGA
- a CDS encoding maleylacetate reductase, whose translation MQSFVYQGMPSRVVFGAGSIDHLEREIELLGAKRALVLATPQQRAQAEALAERIGHRAAGVFAQAVMHVPVETAREARAYAQQVGADCAIAIGGGSTTGLGKAIALTSSLPILAVPTTYAGSEMTPIYGLTEAGLKKTGRDMRVLPKTVIYDPLLTVSLPASLSVTSGINAIAHAAEGLYAEDANPVVSLMAEEGIRALAQGLGRVVAQPDDIDARSDCLYGAWLCGTVLGSVGMSLHHKLCHTLGGTFNLPHAETHTIVLPHALAYNRDAAPHAMKRIARAFGADDAAHGAYVLARSNGAPLALKDIGMKESDIDIAVDVALKSPYWNPRPVERAPLRALLEAAYEGRAPA comes from the coding sequence ATGCAATCGTTCGTTTATCAGGGCATGCCCTCGCGCGTCGTGTTCGGTGCGGGAAGCATCGACCATCTCGAACGCGAGATCGAACTTCTGGGCGCGAAACGCGCGCTCGTTCTCGCGACGCCGCAGCAGCGCGCTCAGGCTGAAGCGCTGGCCGAGCGCATCGGGCATCGCGCAGCGGGCGTGTTTGCGCAAGCCGTGATGCATGTGCCGGTCGAGACCGCGCGGGAGGCGCGCGCGTATGCGCAGCAAGTCGGCGCGGATTGTGCGATCGCCATCGGCGGCGGCTCGACTACCGGTCTCGGCAAGGCAATCGCGTTGACTTCGTCGCTGCCGATTCTCGCGGTGCCGACCACCTACGCCGGTTCGGAGATGACGCCCATCTACGGGCTCACCGAAGCGGGTCTGAAGAAGACGGGCCGCGACATGCGCGTGCTGCCGAAGACCGTCATCTACGATCCGCTCCTTACCGTGTCGTTGCCCGCGTCGCTGTCGGTCACGAGCGGCATCAACGCAATCGCGCACGCAGCCGAAGGGCTCTACGCCGAGGACGCGAATCCCGTCGTGAGCCTGATGGCCGAGGAAGGCATTCGGGCGCTCGCGCAGGGCTTGGGCCGCGTGGTCGCGCAACCTGACGATATCGATGCACGCAGCGATTGCCTGTACGGCGCGTGGCTGTGCGGCACGGTGCTCGGCAGCGTCGGCATGTCGCTGCATCACAAGCTGTGCCATACGCTCGGCGGCACGTTCAATCTGCCGCATGCCGAGACGCATACGATTGTGCTGCCGCACGCGCTCGCTTATAACCGCGATGCCGCGCCGCACGCGATGAAGCGCATAGCGCGCGCATTCGGCGCCGACGATGCCGCGCACGGCGCATACGTACTCGCGCGCAGCAACGGCGCGCCGCTCGCGCTGAAGGACATCGGCATGAAGGAGAGCGATATCGATATCGCCGTGGATGTCGCGTTGAAAAGCCCCTACTGGAACCCGCGCCCGGTCGAGCGTGCGCCGTTGCGCGCGTTGCTCGAAGCGGCCTACGAAGGACGCGCGCCTGCCTGA